A single window of Achromobacter xylosoxidans DNA harbors:
- the gstA gene encoding glutathione transferase GstA produces MKLYYAPGTCSLSPHILLRELDLPFTLVRVDNRSKRTADGGDFLAINPKGYVAALRLDDGRVLTEGPAISQYLADLRPEAGLAPPAGSWGRSQLQEWLNFISAEIHGGFGPLFNRDLPEAARAWWQGRLEKRLDYVAAALHARQALVQDRYGVADIYLYAVLRWAPQLGVDLARWPELVHFQRRIESRPAVQAALAAEAHA; encoded by the coding sequence ATGAAACTCTATTACGCTCCCGGCACCTGCTCGCTCTCGCCCCACATCCTGTTGCGCGAACTCGACCTGCCCTTCACCCTGGTGCGGGTCGACAACCGCAGCAAGCGCACCGCCGACGGCGGCGATTTCCTGGCCATCAATCCCAAGGGCTATGTGGCCGCGCTGCGGCTGGACGACGGCCGGGTGCTGACCGAAGGCCCGGCCATCAGCCAATACCTGGCCGACCTGCGGCCCGAAGCCGGCCTGGCGCCGCCCGCGGGCAGCTGGGGCCGCAGCCAGTTGCAGGAATGGTTGAATTTCATCTCGGCGGAAATCCACGGCGGCTTCGGCCCGCTGTTCAACCGCGATCTGCCCGAGGCGGCGCGCGCGTGGTGGCAGGGTCGCCTGGAAAAGCGCCTGGACTACGTCGCCGCCGCGCTGCACGCGCGGCAGGCCCTGGTGCAGGACCGCTACGGCGTGGCCGACATCTACCTGTACGCGGTGCTGCGTTGGGCGCCCCAACTCGGCGTGGACCTGGCGCGCTGGCCGGAGCTGGTGCATTTCCAGCGCCGCATCGAATCGCGCCCCGCCGTGCAGGCCGCGCTGGCGGCCGAAGCGCACGCTTGA
- a CDS encoding MarR family winged helix-turn-helix transcriptional regulator yields MPAVHPAMLEPKHHALLDEAARRGLPSSDGIRLCFQVLALAGAIDRDCAARLAPRQLSEGKFVLLFLLHAQAGGLSPHELAARAGVTRATVTGLLDGLERDGFVLRQPGQDDRRRVTVTLTPKGRAAAARLFKEHAHWIGSLFDGLSQAERRQLGDLLAKVWRGTDSGRAAPAGAAP; encoded by the coding sequence ATGCCAGCTGTTCATCCCGCCATGTTGGAACCCAAGCACCATGCCTTGCTCGACGAGGCCGCCCGTCGCGGGCTGCCTTCGTCCGACGGTATCCGGCTGTGCTTCCAGGTGCTGGCCCTGGCCGGCGCCATCGACCGCGACTGCGCCGCGCGCCTGGCGCCACGGCAGTTGTCCGAAGGCAAGTTCGTGCTGTTGTTCCTGCTGCATGCCCAGGCCGGCGGCCTGTCGCCGCACGAGCTGGCGGCGCGCGCGGGCGTGACCCGCGCCACCGTCACGGGCCTGCTCGACGGCTTGGAACGCGATGGGTTCGTGTTGCGCCAGCCGGGCCAGGACGACCGGCGCCGCGTCACCGTGACGCTGACGCCCAAGGGCAGGGCAGCGGCGGCGCGCCTGTTCAAGGAGCACGCGCACTGGATCGGCTCGCTGTTCGACGGCCTGTCGCAAGCCGAGCGGCGCCAGCTTGGCGACCTGTTGGCCAAGGTCTGGCGCGGCACCGACAGCGGGCGCGCGGCGCCGGCCGGAGCCGCGCCATGA
- a CDS encoding nucleotidyltransferase domain-containing protein: MTSILHAHPIDPAVRERVMATLEHIEQRHDVRVLLACESGSRGWGFASPDSDYDVRFLYVHKLDWYLRVAPQRDVIELPIDDELDVSGWELRKALQLLRGSNPTLFEWLDSPVLYRQDEATSAWLRHFRSGYFSHMKGRWHYVSMAGRNFRESLQGDTVRLKKYLYVLRPVLAAQWIDSGRGIPPMRFADLADAMVTDPALRDEINALLAIKMQAGEAEHGPRFPLIHAYLETTLPALEKAPFFDRPDGQTERLDRFLYEVVTGAPLTY, from the coding sequence ATGACCTCGATCCTGCATGCCCATCCCATCGATCCGGCCGTCCGCGAACGCGTCATGGCCACGCTGGAACACATCGAACAGCGTCACGACGTGCGCGTCCTGCTCGCCTGCGAATCCGGCAGCCGCGGCTGGGGCTTCGCCTCGCCCGACAGCGACTACGACGTGCGCTTCCTGTACGTGCACAAGCTGGACTGGTACCTGCGCGTGGCGCCCCAGCGCGACGTGATCGAACTGCCCATCGACGACGAGCTGGACGTGTCCGGCTGGGAATTGCGCAAGGCGCTGCAACTGCTGCGCGGCTCCAACCCCACCCTGTTCGAGTGGCTGGATTCGCCCGTGCTGTACCGCCAGGACGAGGCCACCAGCGCCTGGCTGCGGCACTTTCGCAGCGGGTATTTCTCGCACATGAAGGGCCGCTGGCATTACGTGTCCATGGCCGGCCGCAATTTCCGCGAATCACTGCAGGGCGACACGGTGCGGCTCAAGAAATACCTGTACGTGCTGCGTCCGGTGCTGGCCGCGCAATGGATCGACAGCGGCCGCGGCATCCCGCCGATGCGCTTTGCCGACCTGGCCGATGCCATGGTCACCGATCCCGCGCTGCGCGACGAGATCAACGCGCTGCTGGCCATCAAGATGCAGGCCGGCGAGGCCGAGCACGGCCCGCGCTTCCCGTTGATCCACGCCTACCTGGAAACCACGCTGCCGGCTTTGGAAAAAGCCCCCTTCTTCGACCGGCCCGATGGCCAGACCGAGCGGCTGGACCGGTTCCTGTACGAAGTCGTGACCGGCGCGCCGCTGACGTATTGA
- a CDS encoding GNAT family N-acetyltransferase: MPPAPTVTLRRLRENDVPMILALESDPEVMRHSTGVKPATQARRQELLDWLKTPPDAIGHWAVVDPDGVAVGWISLTRLEDTGALQLAYRLQRSAWGRGYATRAARQLCDYAWRALDCAELLAVTWPDNLGSQRVLQKLGFTFRAVETHYGRDTRVYALARPRN; the protein is encoded by the coding sequence ATGCCGCCCGCCCCGACCGTCACGCTGCGCCGCCTGCGCGAAAACGACGTGCCCATGATCCTGGCCCTGGAATCCGACCCCGAGGTCATGCGCCACAGCACCGGCGTCAAGCCCGCCACCCAGGCGCGCCGCCAGGAACTGCTGGATTGGCTGAAGACGCCGCCCGACGCGATCGGCCACTGGGCGGTCGTCGATCCTGACGGCGTGGCGGTGGGCTGGATCAGCCTGACACGGCTGGAAGACACTGGCGCGTTGCAGCTGGCCTACCGCCTGCAACGGTCGGCCTGGGGACGCGGCTATGCCACCCGGGCGGCGCGCCAGCTGTGCGATTACGCCTGGCGCGCGCTCGACTGCGCGGAGCTGCTGGCCGTCACCTGGCCCGACAACCTGGGATCGCAGCGCGTGCTGCAGAAACTGGGCTTCACCTTCCGCGCCGTCGAAACGCATTACGGACGTGATACCCGCGTCTACGCGCTGGCGCGTCCCCGGAACTAG
- a CDS encoding DUF6882 domain-containing protein — translation MSDTTQPFDVSAYIAQSLEGMRAATSAHCATWHLDEAEQWSVDMDSGLIVFQLPGGITAQAPVQIVGTSNSEDGSFLWGWDHPSVPAELAEHAQLALAFGKAHGLEAYTHRKVPCDDALAWEFTAVAMRLGEASGSYRAQASDTAHVWMTFGQVTLSKA, via the coding sequence ATGTCCGACACCACGCAGCCCTTCGACGTTTCCGCCTACATCGCCCAGAGCCTGGAAGGCATGCGCGCCGCCACCTCGGCGCACTGCGCCACCTGGCACCTGGACGAAGCCGAACAATGGTCCGTGGACATGGACAGCGGCCTGATCGTGTTCCAGCTGCCCGGCGGCATCACCGCGCAAGCGCCGGTGCAGATCGTCGGCACCTCCAACAGCGAGGACGGCAGCTTCCTGTGGGGCTGGGATCATCCCTCCGTGCCCGCCGAACTGGCCGAACACGCCCAGCTGGCGCTGGCCTTCGGCAAGGCCCATGGCCTGGAGGCGTACACCCACCGCAAGGTGCCCTGCGACGACGCCCTGGCCTGGGAATTCACCGCCGTCGCCATGCGGCTGGGCGAGGCCAGCGGTTCCTACCGCGCGCAGGCCTCGGACACCGCGCACGTCTGGATGACGTTCGGCCAGGTCACGCTGTCCAAGGCCTGA
- a CDS encoding citrate synthase family protein translates to MPDYLTSAAAAARLGVSRQTLYAYVSRGLLHAESGATPRESRYLAEDVDRLAAQRTRGRKPREVAKATLNWGLPVLESAITLIDDGQLFYRGESAVALAGSRSVEAVAAHLWQCDQAMAFGAPAPVLPGDLAALFARHRGQRAEAALLPLFTAASDDDATALWQRSPERQAQGCGALVRTLAACLLQIAPDDAPIHAQCARAWGVDEAGADLIRMALVLCADHELNASSFTARCIASTGASLRAGIVGGLAALTGGRHGGTTARAEAMWDELERGDAGADAGQRLARGLRERLARGEDLPGFGHHLYPAGDPRASALLARILPRRPDWQALIEQAFQLAGQRPSVDFALVAVRRHLGLPPGAAFGLFALGRSIGWLAHGLEQRGSQDVIRPRAAYTGAHPDAA, encoded by the coding sequence ATGCCCGATTACCTGACTTCCGCCGCCGCGGCCGCCCGTCTGGGCGTGTCGCGCCAGACCCTGTATGCCTATGTGAGCCGCGGGCTGCTGCACGCCGAGTCCGGCGCCACCCCGCGTGAAAGCCGCTACCTGGCCGAGGATGTGGACCGGCTGGCGGCGCAGCGCACGCGCGGGCGCAAGCCCAGGGAGGTGGCCAAGGCCACGCTGAATTGGGGGCTGCCGGTGCTGGAGTCCGCCATCACGCTGATCGATGACGGGCAGCTGTTCTATCGCGGGGAAAGCGCCGTGGCGTTGGCCGGTTCGCGTTCGGTGGAGGCGGTGGCGGCGCATCTTTGGCAGTGCGACCAAGCCATGGCGTTCGGCGCGCCCGCGCCGGTGTTGCCGGGCGACCTGGCGGCGTTGTTCGCGCGGCATCGCGGCCAGCGCGCCGAGGCCGCGTTGTTGCCGTTATTCACGGCGGCCAGCGATGACGACGCCACCGCGTTGTGGCAGCGCTCGCCCGAGCGCCAGGCGCAGGGCTGCGGCGCGCTGGTGCGCACGCTGGCGGCCTGCCTGTTGCAGATCGCCCCGGACGACGCGCCGATCCACGCGCAATGCGCCCGCGCCTGGGGCGTGGACGAGGCGGGCGCGGACCTGATCCGCATGGCCCTGGTGCTGTGCGCCGACCACGAATTGAACGCCTCCAGTTTCACCGCGCGCTGCATCGCGTCCACCGGCGCCAGCCTGCGCGCCGGCATCGTGGGCGGGCTGGCGGCGCTGACGGGCGGCCGCCACGGCGGCACCACGGCGCGCGCCGAGGCCATGTGGGATGAACTGGAACGCGGCGATGCCGGCGCGGACGCCGGCCAGCGGCTGGCGCGTGGCTTGCGCGAACGGTTGGCGCGGGGCGAGGATCTGCCGGGTTTCGGGCATCACCTGTATCCGGCCGGCGATCCGCGCGCCAGCGCCTTGCTGGCGCGGATACTGCCGCGGCGTCCCGACTGGCAGGCGCTGATCGAACAGGCGTTCCAGCTGGCCGGGCAGCGGCCGTCGGTGGACTTCGCGCTGGTGGCGGTGCGGCGCCACCTGGGGCTGCCGCCGGGCGCGGCCTTCGGCTTGTTCGCGCTGGGGCGCTCCATCGGCTGGCTGGCGCACGGGCTGGAGCAGCGCGGCAGCCAGGATGTGATCCGGCCGCGCGCGGCCTATACCGGCGCGCATCCCGACGCGGCTTGA
- a CDS encoding CoA transferase has product MSANALPPSPAIADYLRQFWLAAGGDAAHLARVAITGEGALPSVFAVTEFATAAIGAAGLAMAEFAAAGAGAAGPDSTGPGAIGQVTVDRRLASIWFGTTLRPVGWSAPPLWDAVAGDYRAANGWIRLHTNAPHHRDAALAVLGVAADRDAVAQAVSRWRADELEAAVVARNGCAAAMRGIDAWRQHPQGRGVAEEPLLHRDAGPTAARPQWRVRRQRPLQGLRVLDLTRILAGPVATRFLAGYGADVLRIDPPGWEEPGTVPEVVLGKRCARLDLKSAEGLATLERLLGGADVLIHGYRADALARLGLDAERRRQLNPTLVDVSLDAYGWSGPWQARRGFDSLVQMSTGIAEAGMRAKGADRPVPLPCQALDHATGYLMAAAAIRGLTERLATGAGGSTRASLARSAQLLITHGGMLEGGPALAPESEADWSAAIEETSWGPARRVKPPMRIEGTPESWDYPASALGSSDPAWRDAAR; this is encoded by the coding sequence ATGTCCGCCAACGCCCTCCCGCCCTCGCCCGCCATTGCCGACTATCTGCGCCAGTTCTGGCTGGCCGCCGGCGGCGACGCCGCGCACCTGGCGCGCGTGGCCATCACCGGCGAAGGCGCCTTGCCATCCGTCTTCGCCGTCACCGAATTCGCCACCGCCGCCATTGGCGCGGCCGGGCTGGCCATGGCTGAATTCGCGGCGGCCGGCGCCGGCGCGGCCGGTCCGGATTCGACCGGTCCTGGCGCCATCGGCCAGGTCACGGTCGACCGCCGCCTGGCCTCGATCTGGTTCGGCACCACCTTGCGTCCGGTCGGCTGGAGCGCGCCGCCGCTGTGGGACGCCGTGGCGGGCGACTACCGCGCCGCGAACGGCTGGATCCGGCTGCATACCAACGCGCCTCATCACCGCGACGCCGCCCTGGCGGTGCTGGGCGTGGCCGCCGACCGCGACGCCGTGGCCCAGGCCGTGTCGCGCTGGCGCGCCGACGAACTGGAAGCGGCCGTGGTCGCCCGCAACGGCTGCGCCGCGGCCATGCGCGGCATCGACGCCTGGCGCCAGCACCCGCAAGGCCGCGGCGTGGCCGAGGAGCCGCTCCTGCACCGCGACGCCGGTCCCACCGCGGCCAGGCCGCAATGGCGCGTCCGCCGGCAACGGCCCCTGCAAGGCCTGCGCGTGCTGGACCTGACCCGCATCCTGGCCGGCCCCGTCGCCACCCGCTTCCTCGCCGGCTATGGCGCCGACGTGCTGCGCATCGATCCGCCCGGCTGGGAAGAGCCCGGCACCGTGCCCGAAGTCGTGCTGGGCAAGCGTTGCGCGCGCCTGGACCTCAAGTCCGCGGAGGGCCTGGCGACGCTGGAACGCCTGCTGGGCGGCGCCGACGTGCTGATCCACGGCTACCGCGCCGACGCCCTGGCGCGCCTGGGCCTGGACGCCGAGCGCCGCCGCCAACTGAACCCGACACTGGTGGACGTGTCGCTCGACGCCTATGGCTGGAGCGGCCCCTGGCAGGCGCGCCGCGGCTTCGACAGCCTGGTGCAGATGAGCACCGGCATCGCCGAGGCCGGCATGCGCGCCAAAGGCGCCGACCGTCCGGTGCCGCTGCCGTGCCAGGCGCTCGACCACGCCACCGGCTATCTGATGGCGGCCGCGGCGATCCGCGGGCTGACCGAACGGCTTGCGACGGGCGCCGGCGGCAGCACGCGCGCGTCGTTGGCCCGCAGCGCGCAGTTGCTGATCACGCATGGCGGCATGCTGGAAGGCGGGCCGGCGCTGGCCCCGGAAAGCGAAGCGGACTGGTCCGCGGCGATCGAGGAAACGTCATGGGGCCCGGCCCGGCGCGTCAAGCCGCCCATGCGGATCGAAGGCACGCCCGAGTCGTGGGATTACCCGGCGAGCGCGTTGGGCTCATCCGACCCGGCCTGGCGGGACGCGGCGCGATAG
- a CDS encoding SMI1/KNR4 family protein, whose translation MSEHFSDDEIQSLRQHGIALFADRVLIAVQPPMSEARIDEIEAMCAGPLPGALRELWRLTAGGELAYDLHARMDGNEEALSWSELFYDGSDHYRDLAGWIEHEQECAEEAAGERGEAWDGKLRYLPIGGFEYCDRIYVCLEPGAQAGGIVAWKQGLPGWTHALQQDGVATIAADLLGAFAELCLEEDPEDPDSTGIRLLEYLDERVADHGMPQALADKLTAFYRRALVDWRGPLAAGTLGRSPRLANLALRHALANDDGALVGQLAAQGMRLDQPLRGSATALDVALMQHAHAAAQALLRADAPVSADVLHRFDRQPPAELVAQLLARGARADGLGAARCVACGAPDAARLIVAAGGEGMGAAYAEARDAMLTRYEEDLRRVRAGKLGHYLGADGLAERIANLRAFSI comes from the coding sequence ATGAGCGAGCATTTTTCCGACGACGAAATCCAGTCGCTTCGACAACACGGCATCGCCCTGTTCGCCGACCGTGTCCTGATCGCGGTCCAACCGCCCATGAGCGAGGCGCGCATCGATGAGATCGAAGCGATGTGCGCCGGCCCCTTGCCCGGTGCGCTGCGCGAATTGTGGCGCCTGACCGCCGGCGGTGAATTGGCCTATGACCTGCATGCGCGGATGGACGGCAACGAAGAAGCGCTTAGTTGGTCCGAACTGTTCTATGACGGCAGCGACCACTACCGCGACCTGGCGGGCTGGATCGAGCACGAGCAGGAATGCGCCGAAGAGGCCGCCGGGGAACGCGGCGAGGCCTGGGACGGCAAGCTGCGTTATCTGCCCATCGGCGGTTTCGAATATTGCGACCGCATTTATGTGTGCCTGGAGCCGGGCGCGCAGGCCGGCGGCATCGTGGCCTGGAAGCAGGGGCTGCCGGGCTGGACGCACGCGCTGCAACAGGATGGCGTTGCGACGATCGCGGCCGATCTGCTTGGCGCGTTTGCCGAGCTGTGCCTGGAGGAAGATCCCGAGGACCCCGACAGCACGGGGATACGCCTGCTGGAGTATCTGGACGAGCGCGTGGCGGATCACGGCATGCCGCAGGCCTTGGCGGACAAGCTGACGGCGTTCTACCGGCGCGCTTTGGTGGACTGGCGCGGACCGTTGGCGGCCGGGACGCTGGGGCGGTCGCCGCGGCTGGCCAATCTGGCATTGAGGCACGCGCTGGCCAACGATGACGGCGCGCTGGTCGGCCAGTTGGCGGCGCAGGGCATGCGCCTGGATCAGCCGTTGCGTGGCAGCGCGACGGCGCTGGATGTGGCGTTGATGCAGCATGCCCACGCGGCGGCGCAGGCGCTGTTGCGGGCCGACGCGCCGGTCAGCGCGGATGTGTTGCATCGCTTCGATCGCCAGCCGCCCGCCGAGTTGGTGGCGCAGTTACTGGCGCGCGGGGCGCGGGCCGACGGCCTGGGCGCCGCGCGTTGCGTGGCATGCGGCGCGCCCGATGCCGCGCGCCTCATCGTTGCCGCTGGTGGCGAGGGGATGGGCGCCGCGTATGCCGAGGCGCGCGACGCCATGCTGACACGCTACGAGGAAGACCTGCGCCGCGTGCGCGCCGGCAAGCTGGGGCACTACCTGGGCGCGGACGGCCTGGCCGAGCGCATCGCGAACCTGCGGGCGTTTTCGATCTGA